CGCGAGCAGCATTGGCTGACCTATACGGTTTCCATGCTGTTGTTCCATGTCGGCGGCTTCCTCATCATCTACGGCGTGATGCGCTTGCAGGCGCTGCTGCCTTTCAATCCGGCCGGGCAGGTCGCTGTGGCGGAAGATCTCTCATTCAACACCGCGATCTCCTTCATCACGAACACCAACTGGCAGAATTACGGTGGTGAAAGCACGCTGTCTTATCTGGTGCAGATGGTCGGCCTGACACATCAGAATTTCCTGTCGGCGGCGACGGGCATTGCGCTTGCCGTTGCACTGATCCGCGGCTTCGCGCGGGCGTCGGTGCGCACGGTCGGAAATTTCTGGGTGGACGTCACCCGATGCACGCTCTACGTGCTGCTGCCGATCTGTGTCGTCTACACGCTGTTCCTGGTCTCGCAAGGCATGCCGCAGACGCTCGGAGACTATGTCGAGGCCACCACGCTCGAGGGCGCCAAGCAGACCATCGCGGTCGGCCCCGTCGCCTCGCAAGTCGCGATCAAGATGCTGGGCACCAATGGCGGTGGCTTCTTCAATGCCAACGCCGCGCACCCCTTCGAGAATCCGACCGCGCTGTCGAACTTCGTACAGATGCTGTCGATCTTCGCGCTGGGTGCGGCGCTGACCAACGTGTTCGGCCGCATGGTCGGTAACCAGCGCCAGGGCTGGGCGATCCTGGCCGTGATGGGCGTGCTGTTCGTCGCCGGCGTGGCCGTCACCTACTGGGCGGAAGCGAACGGGACCTCGACGCTCCAGGCGCTCGGCCTCGCCGGCGGCAACATGGAGGGCAAGGAAGTCCGCTTCGGCATCGTCGCGTCCTCATTGTTCGCCGTGATCACCACGGCCGCCTCCTGCGGTGCGGTCAACGCCATGCATGACAGCTTTACCGCGCTCGGCGGCATGATCCCGCTGATCAACATCGAACTCGGCGAGATCGTCGTCGGCGGCGTCGGCGCGGGCATGTACGGCATGCTGCTGTTCGTCATTCTCGCGATCTTCGTGGCCGGCCTGATGGTCGGCCGCACCCCCGAATATGTCGGCAAGAAGATCGAGGCGCGCGAGGTGAAGATGGCGATGCTGGCGATCCTGGTGCTGCCGCTGATGATCCTCGGCTGGACCGCCGTCGGCGTGGTCTATGCGCCGGCCGTCGCCTCCATGGCCAATGCCGGCCCGCACGGTTTCACCGAGGTGCTCTATGCCTATACATCGGCGACCGGCAACAACGGCTCGGCCTTCGCAGGCCTCACCGGCAACACCTTCTTCTACAACCTCACACTTGCGAGCGCGATGTTCGTCGGCCGCTTCTTCATGATCGTTCCGGCGATGGCGATCGCGGGCTCGCTTGCCGCCAAGAAATCAATCCCGCCGTCAACGGGCACGTTCCCGACCACCGGCGGGCTGTTCGTCGGTCTCGTCGTCGGCGTGATCCTGATCATTGGCGGCCTCACCTTCTTCCCGGCACTCGCGCTCGGCCCGATCGTCGAGCATCTCGCGATGAACGCCGGTACCGTCTTCTGATGTCTGGAGTGACCTCCATGGAAACCATGAAATTGCAAAAGCGCGCGTCCGTCTCGGCGATGCTCGACCCCAAGATCGTCGTGCCCGCGATCCGCGCGTCCGTCACCAAGCTCGATCCGCGGCTCATGATCAAGAACCCCGTGATGTTCGTGGTCGAGATCGTGGCTGCTCTCACCACGGTGATTTTCCTGCGCGACCTCGTCACGGGTGGGGCCAATCTCGGCTTCACTTTCCAGATCATCCTCTGGCTCTGGTTCACCGTGTTGTTCGCCAACTTCGCCGAAGCGGTGGCCGAGGGCCGTGGCAAGGCGCAGGCGGACTCGCTGCGCAAGACCCGCACTGAAAGCCAGGCCAAGCTTCTGACCGGCACCGGCCGGGATTTCAAGCTCGTGCCCGGCACGAGCCTGAAGGTTGGCGACATCGTGCTGGTCGAGGCCGGGGATACCATTCCGTCCGACGGCGAGGTGATCGAGGGCGTTGCTTCCGTCAACGAAGCCGCCATCACGGGTGAATCCGCACCCGTGATCCGCGAATCCGGCGGCGACCGCTCGGCGGTGACCGGCGGCACCCAGGTGCTGTCCGACTGGATCCGCGTTCGCATCACGGCTGCGCAGGGCTCGACCTTCATCGACCGCATGATCAGGCTGGTCGAGGGCGCTGAGCGGGCGAAGACGCCGAACGAGATCGCGCTCAACATCCTGCTCGCCGGCCTCACCATCATCTTCGTGTTCGCCACCGTCACCATTCCGAGCTACGCGGCCTATGCCGGCGGTTCGATCTCGGTGATCGTTCTGGTCGCGCTGTTCGTGACGCTCATTCCGACCACCATCGGCGCGCTGCTGTCGGCGATCGGCATCGCCGGCATGGATCGCCTGGTGCGCTTCAACGTGCTGGCGATGTCCGGCCGCGCGGTCGAAGCCGCCGGCGACGTCGATACGCTGCTGCTCGACAAGACCGGCACCATCACGCTCGGCAACCGCCAGGCGACGGCGTTCCGCCCCGTTCGCGGTGTGACCGAGCAGGAGCTGGCGGACGCCGCTCAGCTCGCCTCGCTTGCCGACGAAACCCCGGAAGGACGGTCCATCGTCGTGCTCGCGAAGGAAAAATACGGCATCCGCGGCCGCGACATGGGAGAATTGGGCGCGACGTTCGTTCCGTTCACGGCGCAGACCCGCATGAGCGGCGTCGATGCCGGCGGGTCATCCGTGCGCAAGGGTGCGGTCGATGCCATCCTGAACTACATCGGCGGCGGTGCCGCGCAGGCGGTCGCCACGGGAAACGCCGTACGCGCTATTCAACCCTCACCGAATTCCGACATGGCGCGGGAGATTCAGGCAATTTCCGATGAGATCGCCAAGGCCGGCGGCACGCCGCTGGCGGTCGCCAAAGACGGCAGGCTGCTCGGCGTCATCCAGCTCAAGGACATCGTCAAGGGCGGCATCCGCGAGCGCTTTGCCGAACTGCGTCGCATGGGCATCCGCACCGTCATGATCACCGGCGACAATCCGATGACTGCGGCTGCGATCGCAGCGGAAGCCGGTGTCGATGACTTCCTGGCGCAGGCAACGCCCGAGGACAAGCTGAAGCTGATCCGTGACGAGCAGGCCAAGGGCAAGCTGGTGGCGATGTGCGGCGACGGCACGAACGACGCGCCGGCGCTCGCGCAGGCCGATGTCGGCGTCGCCATGAACACCGGCACCCAGGCCGCCCGCGAGGCCGGCAACATGGTCGACCTCGACTCCAACCCGACCAAGCTGATCGAGGTGGTCGAGATCGGGAAGCAGCTGTTGATGACGCGCGGCGCGCTGACGACGTTCTCGATCGCCAACGACGTCGCAAAATACTTTGCGATCATCCCGGCGATGTTCCTGGCGTTCTACCCGCAGCTGAACGTGCTCAACGTCATGAACCTGTCGAGCCCACAGAGCGCTATTCTGTCGGCGATCATCTTCAACGCGCTCATCATCGTCGGCTTGATCCCGCTGGCGCTGAAGGGCGTTGCCTATCGTGCGGTGGGTGCAGGGGCGCTGCTTCGGCGTAACCTCTTGATCTACGGCCTTGGCGGTATCGTCATTCCCTTCATCGGCATCAAGGCGATTGACCTCGTTGTTGTTGCCTTGCACCTGGCCTAACCGTCGTCGCGGGGGCGCAACGCGCGCCTCGCGTCGCGACGAAGAATTGGAGACCCAACATGCTCAGAGAAATCCGCCCCGCCATCGTCCTGTTGCTGGTGCTCACCGCCATCACGGGCCTGGCCTACCCGCTCGCCATGACCGGTATCGCCGGCGCGATCTTTCCCGCCAAGGCGCAAGGCAGCCTGATCGAGAAGGACGGCAAGGTGATCGGCTCTACCCTGATCGGCCAGGAGTTCAAGGACGACAAATATTTCCATGGCCGCCCCTCGGCGACGCTGGCGCCGGACCCCAATGATTCGACCAAGACGGTGTCCGCTCCCTACAACGCCGCCAATTCCGGCGGCTCCAATCTCGGCCCGACCAGCAAGGCGCTGGCCGACCGGCTGAAGGAGGATGTGGACAAGCTGAAGGCCGAAAATCCGAACGCCGCCGTGCCGGTGGATCTGGTCACGACCTCGGCGAGCGGTCTCGATCCCGACATTTCGCCCGAAGCGGCCGAATTCCAGGTGCCGCGCGTTGCCAAGGTGCGCAACATGTCGGAGGATTCGCTGAAGCAGCTCGTCGTCGCCAACACCCAGGGCCGCCTGCTCGGCGTGCTCGGCGAACCCAGGGTTAACGTTCTGGCGCTGAATCTCGCGCTGGATCGTGCCTCCGCGAAGTAGCGCTCTAGGCTGGGGATTTCAGGGTGACTATATTGGCCTGATGGTTCAACAGCGCCGCGATCCCGAACAACGTCCGTCGCCGGAGGCGCTGCTGGAAGCAGCGCGCCGGGAGGAGAGCGCGAGCGGCAAGCTGAAGATCTTCGTCGGCGCCGCCCCCGGTGTCGGCAAGACCTACGAGATGCTGCAGAGCGCCCATGCCAGGCGCAAGGCCGGCATCGACGTCGTGGTCGGCTTCGTCGAGACCCATGGCCGCGCCGAGACCGAGGCACTGATGCGAGGGCTCGAAGTGGTCCCCCGCAAGCGGCTCGACTATCGCGGCCAGATCGTCGAGGAGATGGACCTCGATGCGGTGATCGCGCGGCGGCCGAAGATCGCTCTGGTCGACGAACTCGCCCACACCAACGCGGCCGGAAGCCGTCATCCCAAACGCTATCTCGACGTCGAGGAGCTGCTCTCCCACGGCATCGACGTCTATACCG
The genomic region above belongs to Bradyrhizobium sp. CCBAU 53338 and contains:
- a CDS encoding K(+)-transporting ATPase subunit C; amino-acid sequence: MLREIRPAIVLLLVLTAITGLAYPLAMTGIAGAIFPAKAQGSLIEKDGKVIGSTLIGQEFKDDKYFHGRPSATLAPDPNDSTKTVSAPYNAANSGGSNLGPTSKALADRLKEDVDKLKAENPNAAVPVDLVTTSASGLDPDISPEAAEFQVPRVAKVRNMSEDSLKQLVVANTQGRLLGVLGEPRVNVLALNLALDRASAK
- the kdpB gene encoding potassium-transporting ATPase subunit KdpB gives rise to the protein METMKLQKRASVSAMLDPKIVVPAIRASVTKLDPRLMIKNPVMFVVEIVAALTTVIFLRDLVTGGANLGFTFQIILWLWFTVLFANFAEAVAEGRGKAQADSLRKTRTESQAKLLTGTGRDFKLVPGTSLKVGDIVLVEAGDTIPSDGEVIEGVASVNEAAITGESAPVIRESGGDRSAVTGGTQVLSDWIRVRITAAQGSTFIDRMIRLVEGAERAKTPNEIALNILLAGLTIIFVFATVTIPSYAAYAGGSISVIVLVALFVTLIPTTIGALLSAIGIAGMDRLVRFNVLAMSGRAVEAAGDVDTLLLDKTGTITLGNRQATAFRPVRGVTEQELADAAQLASLADETPEGRSIVVLAKEKYGIRGRDMGELGATFVPFTAQTRMSGVDAGGSSVRKGAVDAILNYIGGGAAQAVATGNAVRAIQPSPNSDMAREIQAISDEIAKAGGTPLAVAKDGRLLGVIQLKDIVKGGIRERFAELRRMGIRTVMITGDNPMTAAAIAAEAGVDDFLAQATPEDKLKLIRDEQAKGKLVAMCGDGTNDAPALAQADVGVAMNTGTQAAREAGNMVDLDSNPTKLIEVVEIGKQLLMTRGALTTFSIANDVAKYFAIIPAMFLAFYPQLNVLNVMNLSSPQSAILSAIIFNALIIVGLIPLALKGVAYRAVGAGALLRRNLLIYGLGGIVIPFIGIKAIDLVVVALHLA
- the kdpA gene encoding potassium-transporting ATPase subunit KdpA, yielding MTMIGWLQIILYCAIIVALAKPLGWYMTRVFNGEKTFLSPVLRPIEAGIYWISGVDEKREQHWLTYTVSMLLFHVGGFLIIYGVMRLQALLPFNPAGQVAVAEDLSFNTAISFITNTNWQNYGGESTLSYLVQMVGLTHQNFLSAATGIALAVALIRGFARASVRTVGNFWVDVTRCTLYVLLPICVVYTLFLVSQGMPQTLGDYVEATTLEGAKQTIAVGPVASQVAIKMLGTNGGGFFNANAAHPFENPTALSNFVQMLSIFALGAALTNVFGRMVGNQRQGWAILAVMGVLFVAGVAVTYWAEANGTSTLQALGLAGGNMEGKEVRFGIVASSLFAVITTAASCGAVNAMHDSFTALGGMIPLINIELGEIVVGGVGAGMYGMLLFVILAIFVAGLMVGRTPEYVGKKIEAREVKMAMLAILVLPLMILGWTAVGVVYAPAVASMANAGPHGFTEVLYAYTSATGNNGSAFAGLTGNTFFYNLTLASAMFVGRFFMIVPAMAIAGSLAAKKSIPPSTGTFPTTGGLFVGLVVGVILIIGGLTFFPALALGPIVEHLAMNAGTVF